ggggaggaaccttgacaccctgcCTCTCCCTGTGGTTGACAGACTCAGAGAGCTGGGGTCATTGTGGTGTACATTCATGCCCCTTGGCAGGCACAAAGTACTTGCGTTCTGCCCTCTTAGAGCTGGGGGCAAGGAAGTTGGGGTTTGCCACAAGGCGATTGAAATTTTTGCCACCCCTTTGTGGAGTGAAGGGCCACCCTGCCCAGTATCGAGGCTGAGAGGACGTTGAAGAGGGAGTCCGAGGGTTCCTCCACCTCCTCGGCTTGAAGGTTGAGGCTTGAAGCCACCCTTTTCAACAGTTCCTGGTGGGCCTTATAGTCCTCCTGCAGAACAGGTGGAGGAGGGGGCGTAATTGCCTCATCAGGGGAGGATGAGAATGGGGGTGTGGTACTCTGCATACCCACCAATACCGGAGGTCCTACCACTTGGTCGCCCTCTGGGCGCAGAACCGGAGATGAAAGCCCCACTGATTCCTTTCTGGGAGGCTGAGAGAGGGAGACCGATGGTCTCTCTAAGGCTCCGGCCACCAAGCGAGCCACCACTGGGGGCTGCACCATGGGCCACGGGGCCCATTGGTACCAGGATCATGGTGTGGAGGAGCAGGAGTACCGCCAGTAGCAGCTGCTCCACTATTGGCTCTGACGGGAGGATCTGCGACAGTGAGGTGCCGGTGATCGACGTCTGGGACTACAGGAGTGGTGCTGTGGCGGGGTCCTAGAGTGAGACAAAGAACGGGAACGGCATCGACGCCCGTAGTGCAATGGGCTACGGTAGCCTCTCGGAGACAAGGACCTCTATGTTCCCTCGAGTCAGAGCAGTGCCTGGAACTCCTGCCAGTTGGAACCCAGCCAGACAACCTGGTGGGGTGAATGGGGACCTGCGCAGACTGCACACAGGTGGTCGCTGAGCGGCCAAAGGCATCAGGAACATTTCCTAGACTGCAAACAGTACCGACCAGACGGTGACTGCGGAGATCCAAGCAGCGACTTGCCTCTGGACCGGGAAGCCAATGGTGGTGGTGCCCCTGCTACTGGCAGAGACATAATGTCCCGGGCCACTTGCAGGGTCTCCGGCGTGGAGGGCACCTGGACGTCCGGGGAGGTCAGCGCCAAGTGGACCGGGCTGCTCCGCTTAACCTGAGTCGGAGGCCTGGAGGCTGATGGGGATTGAGAACTGCCCAACTTGGGTCTAATCTCTCCCCGAGTCTTGCTCCGGTGTCTCGGAGGAGAAGACCTCTTCTTAGCCTTTTTGGCATGCCCCACGGACAAGGAGCGGTGCCGACTGGTGGAAGGCACCAAAGGGTCGCCACATACCGACACCGCAGTACTCGGTGCCAACTCGGAGCGGCGCACCAGAGTAGGGGTCAACACCGACTCCATCAGAATGGCTTGAAGCCAAATGTCCCTTTCTTTCTTGGTCTGAGGCTTGAAGGACCTGCAAATCTTGCCGCGATCGCTGAGATGGGTTTCCCCCAGACAGTGTAAACAGTCTGCATGTGGATAACTCACTGGCATCGGCCACCTGCAAGTGTTGCATGACTTAAAGCCCAGGGCATGGGGCATGCCCTGATCTGCGTGCACTAAACTAACACACACTAATCTAAACACTACTTTAACTACAGGTACTACTAACTGAACGAACAAGAGTTCAAGAGGAAAGCTGCAGCCAAACTGGAGCAGAGCGGTTCCAATGCACCTTCACTGCTGGCAAGAAgcaactgagggtggggggagcacgcagCACCCCTTACACTGTGCCCTagaggcaccactccaggggttgcTAGGGGTGctcccctatgggtactgctaggggaaaaacttcctgcaccagtgcacgtggcaagcacgcacacctagtgtggaatgcacatgagcaatcactcaaagaacttCTCCTTTGTTTGCTCCCTGTGTCCAATGGCAACTGTGATCGTATAGTTTCACCACAACTTTCGAGCCAGACTGGTGCCACCCATCTAGAGGTTGCAACTCCTAGTATATGAACTCCTGCCATTTAAAACTTTTGATTCAGCCATCAGAAAACTACAGTCAACATCTTTCTGGTTCCTAGGCCTTtggttctaaccactagaccaaaCAGTTTCAACTCACGTCACACAGGaagatatttaatttttttcagagatTCTACAACAACTACTTCTGTTGCTCCCTCTCCAACCCACAAAAAAGGACCAACCACAAAACTATGTGACTCATAGAAGCCATACGTGAAATGCACATAAATATATTAGCCACATGTAACTATATCAGAGCCATAGTTTGGTTGAGAATCAGTATTAGTGCTGGTTAATCATCTTGGAAATGGTAGCccataaatggaaattaaaatattattcatATGCATGTACAAATTTCAAATTAAATACTGCCTTAGCCTTACCTTCCTCTCTCAACACATCTTGGATATGTCAGCTGTCCTCTGCTACACTCTACTCTAAAATCAAACTCTGAGGTTGATGGTGCATAATGATTCTCTTTACATAGAAATTCAATGTAGTCCCCATGGAAAAAATAAGATTTGTCATCAAAACTCCATCTCAGTATTAAGTTATTTTTGTCCATTACATCCTTCGATAAAGTGCATGgttcttaaacacaaaaaagatgcATAGTTAATCTCCTTTATAACTTAATATACAGGTTAATATTAATATGAGACTGCATTATTTGGCTATAGCTAGTATATTAAAATTAGACACAAACACCTTCCTCCCTTCTATGTATTAGACAAATATCAGATGATAGTACTTTTGGATGTTGCATACATACTCCAATTCTTATAGGCTTAGGAAAACAGGATAAACAACTGCAGGTTTCCCCAGATCTACCAAAGCCCAGAGGCTTCATATCTATCAAAATTGCTCAGATTGAGAACTTAATTTGAATACtggaaattaataattaaaaCCTGAAACAAAAGTTGAATCATTgagtcactttttatttttttttaaacaaaagcacaTCTTACATACCTATGCAATCTGGTGGGGTAGTCCATTGACCTTTGGAACAATAGACTCTATTGGACCCTTGCAAAAAATGATGATCAAAGCAAGTATATTCAACTGAAGAATCACTCTCATATTCTGTCAGTCGTGGGTCAATAACATCTCCATTCTTAATAATAGGGGGGGAGCCACATTTTTCTTTGGGATCTACATAAAATAAATAGTGTCAAAAACTTTAACAAAAAGACATACAGTGTGTCTTAGAGGAGAATCTGGCACCTTACAAGAACTTCTTACTTTGTATGCACTTAAATTCTGGAGCTGGGATTCTCAGCAAATCTTTGGGCTCCAAATGTTTAGAAAGACAAGTCTCACCCCCCTTCTGCAGGCATCCCTACCCCCCAGGAAAATGTGTTCTTCTGCTGTGTTcatatcattttaaaatacatctttGCTATGGAAGGGACAATTTTGACCCTAAACTTCTATTGTTATTAATAGCAGAGTCTATATCTTTACTGTTCAAGCAAAGCTATCTCAGTGTGTCTGAACTGGGTGAGTTACTATAGGACTGCAAAAACAGCTTTGTTTTACCTTTCATAATGCATGTTGGATATCTGAGTTTTCCATGGGTACACTGTACTGTTAGCTGAGACGGCCTGCTGGAGGCTGACAAATAGTATCCCTGTTTACATACAAAATCGATAGTGTCACCATGCAGGAAAAATAACTCTCCTTCCAGTCTCCATTTCATCTCTATGTTGTTATTGCTAACTTCATCCACATTAAGAGTGCATGGTTCTGGAAAACAAACATCTACGTTTATACAAATATTTCGTAACAATTCCCAAATTTAAAAGTTCTTAGCCAAAAAAGGCTTATAACTCAATGATCCTGCAAACTGATTTGAACTTTATATGAAATGCTACAACTTCTTTAGATCTTTACTCACCAGAAATCACAATTAGAATAGGTAAAATTAAAGGTAAGTTGGGGAATGTGAACTGCCCCATCACAGGGGACAAACTCCTTTTGACACAAACTTTACGGGAAATCAGGCTAATTCCTGTAATTCCTGGAAATCAGACTAATCAGTACCAATGATGCATGTGGTATCTCAGGCTGTGTTTACTGATGATAAATAATTCACTTCTGCTGATGACAGAGATAAGAGCATTAATCCTACTTAGTTACCATAACTGGGAAAATCTTTTTAAGAGGAAAAGAGTCATCTACCGGAACTGACAGCAGTACTAGAGATGCTAGATTTTGTCAGCCATTCCAGGACAAGTGTAGCCAACACCTGGCAAATTTAACTTTTTTACTTAGATGTCTGACTGAGGAATTGATTTGAGGGGGTggtattttttaattgtttggagTGTTTGCTTTTTCTTGATTTTCTTTTGAGTTAAATTGAGTTAAAGGTCTGTtttattttggttgtttttaaattgatAGATATGCACATTTtattacattaaataaataaatataattgtaTTGGTCTTCTATTTGCATgcgtgctggaactagggatgcggggggtgctgtagcacccccaacttgaagtggtttccattatatacagcgtttacagtttggttcaatggctcttagcacccccactatacaaattgttccagcaccctgtctgTTTGTGCTTTACTATAAAAGAGTTTTCTAAtaatgacattttaaagaaaaactggtTACTACTAAGGATCTGCTCTACCATTATTACCCTCTCTGTATATGTACTAATTTTTTCCTGCAAATTTAGTTCTCATGAAAGGTGTTGAGAAACAGCACAGGAGAATAAAGTCTCTGATTATCCAGAAAAAAAGCTACAGCCTGGGAAATGACAATGCAAACTGCCCCACAACTATGCCTCAAAACTGACCACAAGGCAAAAATTCAAGAGACGAGACAAGGATTCATTCTTTCAGCCATCAAGTACTTGTCTCAGCAAGTCTACAGAGAAAGATATCATCGTGGTAGCTGTTTGTGTGAGGCAGGCATTATCCACCTGAAATTTAACTGAGACCGCAGCATTTCCCATAGAGCTatatgggtttgtttttttcatggtCTTATCAATCACAAATAATAGAATACAACATTTAGTTTTTCTACAAGACTCACCTAAACAAGTTGGCTGAGCTGTCCACTTTCCTTGTATACAATGAACAATTTCAGGACCCTCCAATGTGTGGTACCGATAGCATCTGTATTTTACTGAGGAACCTGTTGTGTAGTTTGTCAATAAGGGTCCAAAACTAGCACCATTTTTAATTgcaggtggagaggagcaagtttCCAGCGTTTCTAAGAGAAGAACCGTAGCCATAATCTGTATCTGTACACAACAATTCTCTCAGATGATAGTACCAGAATCAATGTAACTAGATTTCTGGGAAGGAAGTTAAAGCTACAGAATAAATGGAAATTGGGGTAACAAACAAAATTGCAACTTCTTCCAACAATTTAGctgctatttcttttttttaaaaagggttacaAAAAGGAATAGAAGCACCAAGACATGTGAATGCCTTACTGAGTCACCACGCAGTCTCATTGCCATACTTATCCTACCTGTACCATTCCCCCATCCAAATCCCCTTTGTTTATGACTCTCAATTTTTGGGTCATGCTAAATTTAGATTGTATGTTTGTCTGGGACGGGAGTGTCTTTACTTGTTTTCTGAGGTGCTTAACACATTTCTGGTTGCTTGAAAAAATAAAGAGATGAAAAGATATGAACTCTATCATGAAACGATTAAAGTTTATGATTCTAAGAAATGGTAGGAGGAAAAACTGCAGAATAAAGACAAAAAGATTTTACAAACAGAGAATTTGTAGATAAGATGctgtgggaagcaagtctaagcgAAAACAGATCAGGAGTGTTGGCAGGTTTTtaagagagacattattaagcGCACAAGAGCATAGGAAAGGTAgaagtatggtaagagaccaccCTGACTGAACCAAGATAGTGTCAATGACCTAAAACTAAAGAGAGTGATATAtgaagtggaaactaggtcaaactATGAAAAAACCGTTACTCATTttcctgtaactgttgttcttcgagatacGTTGCTCATCTCCATTCCAGTTAGGTGTGTGCACGCCGCATGTACGGTTGTCAAAAAGTTTTTCCCCTAACAGCACCCGtcgggttggctgtggagccccctggagtggtgccttgaTGGAGCTCAATACATGACCCTGCTGACCAggcacctcctcagttccttcttgccagttactccaacagaggggaaggcagGCGTGTCTGGAATGGAtaggagcaacacatctcgaagaaccacagttaccattttttcttctttgagtgcttgctcatatcaattccagttaggtgactcccaagccctaCCTAGGCGGTGGGGTCGGAGCTATGGTAAGActggagcactgctctgccaaaggctGCATCATCACTAGCTTACTGGGTGATGGCGTAGTGAGTGGCAAAAGTGTGCGCTGCCCTGAAGATCTCCTGAATCAGCACCTGGGCCAGGAACACCGTTGATGAGGCCTGTGCTCTTGTGGAGTGAGCATTGAGAGCCGGGGCTGGAATGTTGGCTAATTCATAGCAGGTGGGGATGCAGGAGATAATCCATGATGCAATCCTCTGCAATGAGACTGGGAGACCTTTCATACAGTCTGCCACCACCATGAATAGCTAGTTCGACTTTTGGAATGGCCTCATGCATTCAATATAAAAAGGTGAGCACCTGTCAAATGTCTGGAGAGTGGAGGCTCTACTCCTGGTTGCTCGCATGATGTTTGGGATAAAACACAGGCAAGAAAGTGTCCTGGTTGGAGTGAAACTGGTACATGACCTTTGGAAGGAAAACTGAGTGAGACCTGAGCTGCACCTTGTCTTTAAAGAAGACTTGTATGGAGGGTCAGAAGTGAGGACCTTGACCTCCAAGACCCTCCTTGCCAAAGTAATCGCAATTAGAAAGGCGACCTTCCATGAAAGATATAGGAGTAAGAAATTTGCCAGTGGTTCAAAGGGAGATCCCATCAGTTTCAAAAgaaccaggttgaggtcccatgtAGGGATCAGCTGCCGAACGTGTGGGTATAAACACTCTAGGCCCTTGAGGAAGTGGACAGCCATGGGGTTGGTAAAGCCGGCACACCCTGCCACTCCCGGATGACATGCAGATATAGCTTCTAGGTGTACCTTGATGGAAGAAGCAGCCAGATCTTGCTGCTTGAGGTGTAACAGGTATTCTGGGATGAGAGGGATGGGGGCCTGCAATGGTTAAGTGCAGCCCTGGGAGCACCAGATAGcaaatctcttccactttgccAGATAGGTGGCCCTAGTAGAGGGCATCCTGCTACTGAGCAGAACTTCCCTGACCAGCTATGAGCACATGAGCTCCATGGGGCTTAGCCATGAAGCTTCCAGGCCAGGAGGTTATGTACGAGCAGAAATGGGAACATGTACAGCAGATGGTCTGACCTAAGCTGCATTCAACCCCAGAGGAACAATATCTTCAGATGCTGGATGTCAGCGATGTCTAGCTTTTTATTAGATAGGACCAAACCTTTCTGCTCCTCACCTCGATTGTTTGTCACATATGCAAACCGAATGAAGTGTCAAGTGGTCTCTTCACAGATGATATCCAGGTGGATAACTTCTTGTATGGTGGCAGCATGCAATGTAGCCCAAGCTACACCTTCTGAAAAGGTGCAAGGTCATTCCATGAGCACCCAGGCAATGTTGACAGCATTCATAAGTGACATTCCTATATTGGACGTACTTTTACAAATCAGTAGGCCACTACTGCTGTTTCCAGATCAGATGCAAACAGTGAGGCAAACCTGCAGCCAAACCAGAGCTGCTTGCTCAGCTGCCCCTCCAACAGATCTGTGGTGAGTGGCCATTCTGGCATGCAGCAACAACTCAGCTGCACTAAACTTACTGTTCCCACAGAGCCTGCAGTCACTCAGCCTTCAGGTGTGCAGCAGCAACTTGTCCCAGAGTAGAGCCTGACTCAGATGATCCCCAGGCTCAAGTATTTCCTCAACCACATCAGAGCTGCAGATCAGTCTGTTCAACAGCACTACCCAGCCAGGAACCCTCGTGCAGCATCACAATGAACTAGACTCCCAGCTTGCTCCTGATAGTTTCTGTTCCTGCCCTAGCCTTACCTGAGCCCTGTTCCAGTCTTGTCCTTCTCCTACCCAGATCTGGCTCCAGCCTTGTTACTGATCTGCTCCAGCCTTGCCTCTGTCTGCTGACTCTACACACCTGGCTTTGACCTTTGGCCTATATCTGGACTCCAGCTACGGTACGGATTTTGGCTTGTCTACAGACTCTGATCGCCATTCTGACCCTGGCCTGTCCCCGGATCTCTGTTCTAGTGCAATCCTTGCCCAGTCCCAATCCTACGTTCGGCATTGACTTCTGCTCCAACCTCTAGTCCTGACTATTCAGATGCAGTCCCTGACAAACTGTGAGAAGACAATCCTACATTCCTTGTTTAAATAGAGTACAAGCCCCACCTCCTACGAGTACTGCTTCCGAGTCACCAAAATAGAATACTCGGCTGCATCTACtccaagaagaaaaaatggttacctacctgtaacaagaaagggagtacttgtcgcaccttagagactaaccaatttatttgagcataagctttcgtgagctacagctcacttcattggatgcattggcagtaagaaggaactaaggAGGCACCGGGTCGGCAGGGTCACATATTGAGTGCCAtcaaggcgccactccagggggctccacagccaacctgaCGGGTGCTactaggggaaaaatctttccAACGACTGTGCACGTGGCACACGCACCCCCAActggaatcaatatgagcaagcAGTCGAAGGACGATAGATATTAAAAAACttacaagcatgtagggacaaaattaaaaaggtcatggtacaaaataagattaaaataaCAAGTGAcataaaggataaaaaaaaattaaacgaATACATGAGAACAAAGAGGAAGAGCAAGGatagggtaggcccattactagtgaggagggaaagacaaaaaACTGTTACCTagctgtaactgttgttcttcaagatgtgttacAGACGTGTTTTCAACTTAGGTGCATGCACCCCCAGCGCACTGGAGCCAAAGAACTTTTCCTAGCAGCACTCATAGGAGCGGAGCTCATGCCCAGCAGCCCTAGCTCCGCCTCATGCCATAAGGACAGCACCAGCCTGACCCTTCAGTTCCTTTGCACTGAACGTCGGAGGTACAGACCCCGATTTTCCCTAATCATCTTCCAGAGATGGGGAACTCCCCACATCGATCTCTTCGCCACTCAGAACAACAGAAAGTACTATTCGTTCTGCTCCTTCAAGAACCACAGCCAAGGCTCCATCGCGGATGCCTTCCTCCTCTCATAGTCGGACTATCTGCTGTACGTGTTCCCATTTCTGCTCATACACAACCTCACGGCCTGGAAGCTTCATGGCTAAGCCCCATGGAGCTCATGTGTTCACAGCCGGTCAGAGAAGTTCTGCTCAGTAGCAGGATGCCCTCTACTAGGGCCACCTATCTggcaaagtggaagagatttgCTATCTGGTGCTCCCAGGGCTGCACTTAACCATTTCAGGCCCCCATCCCTCTCATCCCAGAATACCGGTTACACCTCAAGCAGCAAGGTCTGGCTGCTTCTTCCATCAAGGTACACCTAGAAGCTATATCTGCATTTCATCTGGGAGTGGCAGGGTGCACCATCTTGGCCAACCCCATGGCTGTCCACTTCCTCAAGGGCCTGGTAAATACATACTTGGTTCAAGTGAAATTGGGAAACACTTTGGATAAAAACTCAGGATATGGCCTTTGCCTTTAGAAAATTGCATGCAAAAGGTTTCTGCTATGAAACCCTGAAACTCACCCACTCTCCCTGAAGACATTATTGTCACAAGTCAGTTTTCTGACACAGAAAATAATAGAGAGAAAGAAATAGTCCGAGTCTCAAACAGAGGCCCCAGAAGACCTGCTAAAACTATTAAGGTCTTACAAAGGAATTGGCTCTTTAAGTGGCAGGTGGCGATGAGGAACTCCTTTCAAGAACCTCACTGCTATGGGGTTTGAAAACACCAACTTCCCATGGATGGGAAGATGAAACTCTAAAACCACTGTCAGATGGACTGTCAATGAACTAAGTGCTAGACAAGAAGACTGAAGGTGTAAAATGTACTCCAAGATGGTCCTGAATACAAGCCAGCTTTGGATAAAGTCCCTGGGCTAAATGCCCATATTGAGAACTGCTTCCACTTAGCCAAATAGATCATTCTGGTGGAGGGCTTCCTACTATTGATAAGGACTTGCCAGACTGCCTCTAAACATCGTTTCTTCTCCTCAACTAACCACACAGCATCCACCATGATGCTGAGACAGGAGATCAGGatgaagaggaagagaaatggGCAGTCAGGCCTTGGCCACGCTGGAGCAATGTGAATGAGCTTAGCGTGGTCCAATTTCAGCTTGAGAATGACCTGAGGGATGATTGGAATTGGAGGAAAAGTCTACAAAAGTATCGATTCCCAGCTCATGTGAAAAACATTTGTCAGGGAACCCAGACTGACATCCCctcagaaacaaaacagacaGTATTTCTTTTTGTGTCTCATAGCCAACAGATCGATTGTTGGGATGCCCCAAACAGTAAAGATGGTCTGCAGGATGCTGCACTTCAGGCACCATTCATGGTTCAGGAAGAAATTTCTGCGGAGATGATCTGGCAGGTGATTCTGGATCCCAAGTAAGTGATTAGCCATAGGTGTAATGTTTTCCTCCATGCAAAACTGCCAGAGCCTGATCACTTCCTGACAACATGTTGGAATGTGCTTCCCCCGTCTGTTCACATAATACATTGCAGTTGTATTTTTGGTGAGCTGCCGAGTTCCTGATACAATCTTGAAGGACCTGACAGGCATTGTAGATGGCACAAAGCTCCAGGACAGTGACATGCAGGGAAGCTTCCTGTTCCAACCACAAGCCTTGAACTTTCAACAACCCCAAATGTGCTCCCCAACCTATTACAGGGACATCAGTGACAATAGTAATGGTTGGAGGGGACTGAGTGAAGGGAACATCCTGGCACACATTTCCCTGAGCCAACCACCACTGTAAGGAGTCCAGAATTGGCAGAGGAAGTCCAACCAGTCTGTCCAAGAGATGATGATTTGGATAATAGACTGAGTTCAACCACATCTGAAAAGGACATAGGCACAGCCTGCCATATTGGAATACCTGTGTTGATGCAGCCATATGACCGAGCAACCTCAGGCATGCTTGGGCGGTGGCTGAGGGTTGAGACTGCAGCTCCAAACAAAAGGTGGCAGATTGCCTGGAATTGCTTCATTGGCTGAACTGCTCTCAAACTTGTAGAGAGTATCAAGGCCCCAAAGAACTTGATTCTTTGAGTTGGAACCAGTGTTGACATCCTT
This window of the Eretmochelys imbricata isolate rEreImb1 chromosome 8, rEreImb1.hap1, whole genome shotgun sequence genome carries:
- the LOC144269570 gene encoding coagulation factor XIII B chain-like, with the protein product MAFKSWIFLIILVDSGETSAEDKPCDLPLIENGKIAQYYYSFKSYYFPMSKEKKISYTCVAGYTTESGSQDARITCTATGWSPAPKCYQKCRKPLLENGIFSDTKVSYKIWEQLLYRCAPGYQTPGGNAKETVQCLPEGWSSHPSCAKKFESCLVPDLHHGHYSTTQQILKLNETLMYECDEGYHTRGGNTTEKAVCGTYGWSLTPNCTKVLCSLLSEIEHGNFYPRKKSYEEGDVVQFLCQKNYSLNGSDLIQCYDFGWYPEPPICEDRRNKCPPPPEPPNANILTDLRTYHNGAKVHLACKLNFTMKGSEEIQCENGKWTSPPSCIEAKEKIPCDQPPPIEKGTAITEDKMYYTGDTVRYSCDHGYSINGSNERTCKMGKWTSPPKCIETLETCSSPPAIKNGASFGPLLTNYTTGSSVKYRCYRYHTLEGPEIVHCIQGKWTAQPTCLEPCTLNVDEVSNNNIEMKWRLEGELFFLHGDTIDFVCKQGYYLSASSRPSQLTVQCTHGKLRYPTCIMKDPKEKCGSPPIIKNGDVIDPRLTEYESDSSVEYTCFDHHFLQGSNRVYCSKGQWTTPPDCIEPCTLSKDVMDKNNLILRWSFDDKSYFFHGDYIEFLCKENHYAPSTSEFDFRVECSRGQLTYPRCVERGSDRGKICRSFKPQTKKERDIWLQAILMESVLTPTLVRRSELAPSTAVSVCGDPLVPSTSRHRSLSVGHAKKAKKRSSPPRHRSKTRGEIRPKLGSSQSPSASRPPTQVKRSSPVHLALTSPDVQVPSTPETLQVARDIMSLPVAGAPPPLASRSRGKSLLGSPQSPSGRYCLQSRKCS